One genomic window of Bartonella sp. HY038 includes the following:
- a CDS encoding HWE histidine kinase domain-containing protein, with protein sequence MVKEKVISDINFLRELIAQAPGFVIVYLHRQHEIYITNKALEELVWQTDLIGHTVDEIVPEFARDAVREKLDRVWETGEPYIGNDIPILVQPPGSDHPVTRYVDMIHQPLRSASGEMIGIYVQGVDVTKRREYEEEVKLLNGESIHRIKNIISVAKAIVLQTLKTSDDISSARQKIYNRLEILNSAQNAIAGESILKLDLRNIIKDSIATSLETFPNITIEGPSVNLPKRYCLPLSLTLHELATNALKYGALAVPDGALSIHWQLQKDGAIDILWEEKFTNNNIKQEDNSSEPFKKGRDGFGSKLIQRSLGIDVRNKISTDYKPDGFSCYIKLYLDD encoded by the coding sequence ATGGTAAAGGAAAAAGTTATTTCCGACATCAATTTTTTAAGGGAGCTTATCGCACAGGCTCCCGGCTTTGTTATTGTGTATCTTCACCGGCAACATGAGATATATATAACCAATAAGGCCCTAGAAGAGCTCGTTTGGCAAACTGATCTTATCGGCCATACAGTTGATGAAATTGTACCTGAATTTGCTCGTGATGCAGTGCGCGAAAAGCTTGATAGAGTTTGGGAAACCGGCGAGCCCTATATTGGTAATGACATACCAATTTTGGTACAGCCTCCAGGTAGTGATCACCCCGTTACCCGTTATGTGGATATGATTCACCAACCATTGCGATCCGCCAGCGGTGAAATGATTGGGATCTATGTGCAAGGAGTAGATGTCACTAAACGGCGTGAATATGAAGAAGAAGTAAAGCTGTTAAATGGCGAATCGATTCATCGTATTAAGAACATTATTTCAGTTGCCAAAGCAATTGTATTGCAAACCCTTAAAACAAGTGATGATATTAGCAGTGCCCGGCAAAAAATTTACAATCGACTTGAAATATTAAATTCAGCTCAAAATGCCATTGCTGGTGAAAGCATATTGAAGCTTGATCTACGCAATATTATTAAAGATTCTATTGCAACAAGCCTTGAAACTTTTCCCAATATTACAATTGAAGGACCTTCTGTAAATTTGCCAAAACGCTATTGTTTACCGTTAAGTCTGACCTTGCATGAATTGGCAACCAATGCATTGAAATATGGAGCATTAGCGGTGCCGGATGGGGCATTGTCAATTCATTGGCAATTACAAAAAGATGGTGCAATCGATATTTTATGGGAAGAAAAATTTACAAATAATAATATAAAGCAGGAAGACAATTCTTCTGAGCCGTTTAAAAAAGGGAGAGACGGCTTCGGTTCTAAACTAATACAACGTAGTCTTGGCATTGATGTACGCAATAAAATCTCAACTGATTATAAGCCTGATGGATTTAGCTGTTATATCAAACTTTATCTGGATGATTAG
- the yacG gene encoding DNA gyrase inhibitor YacG: protein MTDKNNALSDNVTPLRPPVPCPECGKLSSRSTYPFCSSGCRSMDLNRWLSGRYVLPGKPINDENEK from the coding sequence ATGACTGATAAAAATAATGCTTTAAGCGACAACGTAACACCATTGCGCCCACCCGTACCCTGCCCAGAATGTGGAAAACTGTCTAGCCGCAGCACTTATCCATTTTGCTCTTCAGGCTGTAGATCAATGGATCTTAACCGTTGGCTATCAGGTCGTTATGTCTTACCTGGTAAACCAATAAATGATGAGAATGAAAAATGA